One segment of Arcobacter sp. F2176 DNA contains the following:
- a CDS encoding NADH-ubiquinone oxidoreductase subunit E family protein, which produces MKRYDLRPLKDDFYSRMLELMDKDIKDGENAIFLFEIGDFSHIQKSADVIYEAGYTLMNSLKFNEVDWTIVVKKVKPEIKPFEEEPKKEKDKEDEDDE; this is translated from the coding sequence ATGAAAAGATATGATTTAAGACCATTAAAAGATGATTTTTATTCTAGAATGCTAGAACTTATGGATAAAGATATAAAAGATGGTGAAAATGCAATATTTCTTTTTGAAATAGGAGATTTTTCACATATCCAAAAATCAGCTGATGTTATTTATGAAGCTGGATATACTTTAATGAACTCTTTAAAATTCAATGAAGTAGATTGGACAATAGTTGTAAAAAAAGTAAAACCAGAAATAAAACCGTTTGAAGAAGAACCAAAAAAAGAAAAAGATAAAGAAGATGAAGATGATGAATAA
- a CDS encoding NADH-quinone oxidoreductase subunit G: protein MSDLITLTIDGKELKAKEGESVLNIARANGIFIPAICYLTRCSPTLACRLCLVESDGKQIYACNSKAKDGMNITTTTDNIEKERRAVMEVYDVNHPLQCGVCDQSGDCELQNYTLYQKVDSQSYAIRDVNRPREHWGVMNYDPGLCIVCEKCVTVCKDMIGSNALSTVKRGADALPSVFKASMPKDAYAMWNKLNKSLIGFEEDKCVDCGECISVCPVGALVSNDFQYKSNSWELTKIPAANPHSSDCALLYYEVKHESIVNHNVQKIYRVTNEHHYASINGAARFGYDFENRVESQDEVAFDKAIEAFKKADTIKFNSFITNEEAFILQKLKEKFAYKLINNDALSYKKFLDAYSSVSGKSLYSADLKDIHNSNFVISVGSYLKSDSPNTKYAFNNSVVMNKGAGLYFHPMGDPVMEQCGKRGKTTEFIYHNPLAEESILYFILDRFGENLPENIQTTLNSYKETRVKSITEMIKEKVVSIVKDEESGEEKEVTKMVPKKVTKEVEYEYTRLLDEINADATLLETIEAMKDKKDSYTLILGEDLITHPNSQNLAKLAALVEKYTQFKVVIIPTSTNTLGVSLICDLDEVEGSYCVGYNVKADFQLSALGDGDLDMPALNQQEGTFANIDKRVVPTNAALPYKGYVLNDIANTLLGTEVEHTILYTKSLPVDKGFQALEFDSLTNYFANDWSEHRGYILNTLDVDSSDEIAKKQNASFEVNSSEITIYKANPINQFNEFTAIAHEFKDNLESGMFANESFLEELELSVGDKVLLSANGSEIEVNVYFDNQVSGEIAYVSSFEKQLNTKALFDGYRFTSANVKKV, encoded by the coding sequence ATGAGTGACTTGATTACTTTAACAATTGATGGCAAAGAGTTAAAGGCAAAAGAGGGTGAAAGTGTACTAAATATTGCTAGAGCAAATGGAATATTTATACCTGCGATTTGTTATTTAACTAGATGTTCACCAACATTAGCCTGTAGATTATGTTTAGTTGAATCTGATGGAAAACAAATCTATGCCTGTAATTCAAAAGCAAAAGATGGTATGAATATCACAACTACAACTGATAATATAGAAAAAGAAAGAAGAGCAGTAATGGAAGTTTATGATGTAAATCATCCATTACAATGTGGAGTTTGTGATCAAAGTGGTGATTGTGAACTTCAAAACTATACTCTTTATCAAAAAGTAGATTCTCAAAGCTATGCCATAAGAGATGTAAACAGACCAAGGGAACATTGGGGAGTTATGAATTATGACCCAGGACTTTGTATTGTTTGTGAGAAGTGCGTAACAGTATGTAAAGATATGATTGGTTCAAATGCTTTATCAACTGTAAAAAGAGGAGCTGACGCTCTTCCTAGTGTGTTTAAAGCAAGTATGCCAAAAGATGCATATGCTATGTGGAATAAACTAAATAAATCACTTATAGGATTTGAAGAAGATAAGTGTGTTGATTGTGGAGAGTGTATCTCTGTTTGTCCCGTGGGAGCACTTGTATCAAATGATTTCCAATATAAATCAAACTCTTGGGAGCTTACAAAAATACCAGCAGCAAATCCTCACTCAAGTGATTGTGCCTTGCTTTATTATGAAGTGAAACATGAGTCAATAGTAAATCATAATGTGCAAAAAATCTATAGGGTTACAAATGAACATCATTATGCTTCAATAAATGGCGCTGCTAGATTTGGATATGACTTTGAAAATAGAGTTGAAAGCCAAGATGAGGTAGCTTTTGATAAAGCAATTGAAGCATTTAAAAAAGCTGATACTATTAAGTTTAATTCATTTATTACAAATGAAGAGGCTTTTATTTTACAAAAATTAAAAGAGAAGTTTGCATATAAACTTATAAATAATGATGCCTTATCTTATAAAAAATTTCTTGATGCATATTCAAGTGTTAGTGGTAAATCACTTTATAGTGCAGATTTAAAAGATATACATAACTCTAACTTTGTAATTTCTGTTGGCTCTTATTTAAAATCTGATTCTCCAAATACAAAGTATGCTTTTAATAACTCAGTTGTTATGAATAAGGGAGCTGGATTATATTTTCATCCAATGGGTGATCCAGTAATGGAACAATGTGGTAAAAGGGGAAAAACTACAGAGTTTATTTATCATAATCCACTAGCAGAAGAGTCTATTTTATACTTTATTTTAGATAGATTTGGTGAAAACTTGCCAGAAAATATTCAAACAACTCTTAACTCATATAAAGAGACAAGAGTTAAATCTATTACAGAGATGATAAAAGAAAAAGTAGTATCTATTGTAAAAGATGAAGAGAGTGGTGAAGAAAAAGAAGTAACTAAGATGGTTCCTAAAAAAGTTACAAAAGAAGTTGAGTATGAATATACAAGATTACTTGATGAGATAAATGCAGATGCAACACTACTTGAAACTATTGAAGCTATGAAAGATAAAAAAGATAGCTACACTTTGATTTTAGGTGAAGATTTAATCACTCATCCAAATTCACAAAATCTTGCAAAATTAGCAGCCTTAGTAGAAAAATATACGCAATTTAAAGTTGTGATTATCCCTACTTCTACAAACACTTTAGGGGTTAGTTTGATTTGTGATTTAGATGAAGTTGAAGGAAGTTATTGCGTAGGATACAATGTAAAAGCAGATTTCCAACTATCAGCTTTAGGAGATGGAGATTTAGATATGCCAGCTCTTAACCAACAAGAAGGAACATTTGCAAATATAGATAAAAGAGTTGTTCCTACAAATGCAGCTTTACCTTATAAGGGTTATGTATTAAATGATATTGCAAATACCTTACTTGGAACAGAAGTTGAACACACTATTTTGTATACAAAATCTTTACCAGTAGATAAAGGTTTCCAAGCTCTTGAATTTGATAGTTTAACTAACTACTTTGCAAATGATTGGAGTGAACATAGAGGTTATATTTTAAATACCCTTGATGTGGATTCAAGTGATGAAATAGCCAAAAAACAAAATGCAAGTTTTGAAGTTAATTCTTCAGAAATAACTATTTATAAAGCAAATCCAATCAATCAATTCAATGAATTCACAGCAATAGCCCATGAGTTTAAAGATAATTTAGAAAGTGGAATGTTTGCAAATGAGTCATTTTTAGAAGAGTTGGAATTAAGTGTTGGAGATAAAGTACTATTAAGTGCAAATGGAAGTGAAATAGAAGTAAATGTTTATTTTGATAATCAAGTATCAGGGGAAATTGCATATGTATCAAGCTTTGAAAAACAGTTAAATACAAAAGCTCTTTTTGATGGATATAGATTTACAAGTGCAAATGTGAAAAAGGTGTAA
- the nuoH gene encoding NADH-quinone oxidoreductase subunit NuoH, with the protein METSIIIETIVKAVVILAVFSAIAGFTTYIERKILAFMQRRLGPTNVGPYGLLQIVCDGIKLFTKEDFIPQNAVKPIFMIAPIITAATAFIAMTAVPFFPEFEIFGYTIRPIIADINVGVLFVMGVASVGLYGPLLAGMSSGNKWALLGGARTAIQLLSYEVVSGLALLAPLMLVGSLSLIDINEYQSAGFTSWIIWTQPLAFILFVMAGFAETNRTPFDLLEHEAEIVAGYATEYSGMRWGMFFIGEYANLFTISFLISLIFLGGYNDLWFIPGGLAIILKVSFLIFFFLWTRASWPHVRPDQLMWLCWKILMPLAVVNILLTGAFVMIVGSIG; encoded by the coding sequence ATGGAGACAAGTATTATAATTGAGACAATCGTTAAAGCTGTAGTTATATTAGCTGTATTTTCAGCAATTGCTGGGTTTACAACTTATATTGAACGAAAAATATTAGCTTTTATGCAAAGAAGATTGGGACCTACAAATGTTGGACCTTATGGATTATTACAAATTGTTTGTGATGGGATAAAACTATTTACAAAAGAAGATTTTATTCCTCAAAATGCTGTAAAACCAATCTTTATGATTGCTCCAATTATAACAGCAGCCACAGCCTTTATTGCAATGACCGCAGTTCCCTTTTTCCCAGAGTTTGAAATCTTTGGATATACGATTAGACCAATTATTGCAGATATCAATGTGGGTGTTTTATTTGTAATGGGTGTGGCTTCAGTTGGACTTTATGGGCCTTTATTAGCTGGTATGAGTAGTGGAAATAAATGGGCACTATTAGGAGGGGCAAGAACTGCCATTCAACTTTTATCTTATGAAGTTGTATCTGGACTTGCTCTTTTAGCACCTCTTATGTTAGTGGGTTCTTTATCTTTAATTGATATAAATGAGTATCAAAGTGCAGGATTTACTTCTTGGATTATTTGGACTCAACCCTTGGCTTTTATTCTTTTTGTGATGGCAGGATTTGCAGAGACAAACAGAACACCATTTGATTTACTTGAACATGAAGCTGAAATTGTTGCAGGTTATGCAACAGAGTATTCTGGAATGAGATGGGGAATGTTTTTTATAGGTGAATATGCAAATTTATTTACAATCTCATTTTTGATTTCACTGATTTTTCTTGGTGGGTACAATGATTTATGGTTTATTCCAGGTGGATTAGCGATTATTTTAAAAGTATCATTTTTAATATTTTTCTTCTTATGGACAAGAGCTTCTTGGCCACATGTCAGACCAGATCAATTGATGTGGTTATGTTGGAAAATATTAATGCCACTAGCAGTAGTTAATATTTTACTTACTGGTGCATTTGTAATGATAGTTGGGAGTATAGGATGA
- the nuoI gene encoding NADH-quinone oxidoreductase subunit NuoI: MNLEDLKNRNISEHDYINIQDNSSPETPWQEFKQIFKRSIKGELFTGLRVTFNMMREALFNKQMHTVQYPAEKLPIGPRYRAVHKLLGLLESGENRCIGCGLCEKICISDCIRMDTRIDENSRKEVLEYTINFGRCIFCGYCAEVCPELAIVHGGRYENAGEQRAHFVVKDDLLTPLDKLAQQQEYPGFGAVSPDADEKIKKTPLEY, from the coding sequence ATGAATTTAGAAGATTTAAAAAATAGAAATATAAGCGAGCATGATTATATAAATATTCAAGATAATAGTTCTCCTGAAACTCCTTGGCAAGAGTTTAAACAAATATTTAAAAGATCAATAAAAGGGGAACTTTTTACTGGACTAAGAGTTACTTTTAATATGATGAGAGAAGCTTTATTTAATAAACAAATGCACACAGTGCAATATCCTGCTGAAAAACTACCAATAGGACCTAGATATAGAGCTGTACATAAACTACTTGGTCTTTTAGAATCAGGTGAAAACAGATGTATTGGATGTGGACTTTGTGAAAAAATTTGTATCTCTGATTGTATTAGAATGGATACACGAATTGATGAAAACTCTAGAAAAGAGGTTTTAGAATATACAATAAACTTCGGTAGATGTATTTTCTGTGGATATTGTGCTGAGGTTTGTCCAGAACTTGCCATTGTTCATGGGGGAAGATATGAAAATGCAGGAGAACAACGAGCGCACTTTGTTGTAAAAGATGATTTATTAACTCCACTTGATAAATTAGCACAACAACAAGAGTATCCAGGTTTTGGTGCAGTATCTCCTGATGCTGATGAAAAAATCAAAAAAACTCCACTAGAGTATTAG
- a CDS encoding NADH-quinone oxidoreductase subunit J has protein sequence MFEIVAFYLFAILTVFMFGITVFTNNALYALSSLAAGMIFISAFFFLLNADFLGIVQIVVYTGAVMALYAFGMMFFDSMSEVKEKIQNPRLVFLFSGLAALITVVAFLSPIISTNIISDYAVHPEYGNTQDVGVILFTKFLVPFEVAAVMLLVAMIGGIILAGKKMDVSYSELSEDEIDALESSNEKDSK, from the coding sequence ATGTTTGAAATAGTAGCTTTTTATTTGTTTGCAATCTTGACAGTATTTATGTTTGGAATAACAGTATTTACAAATAATGCCTTATATGCACTAAGTTCTCTGGCAGCTGGTATGATTTTTATCTCTGCTTTTTTCTTTTTGTTAAATGCAGATTTTTTAGGAATCGTACAAATTGTAGTTTATACAGGTGCTGTTATGGCTCTTTATGCTTTTGGAATGATGTTTTTTGATTCTATGAGTGAAGTAAAAGAAAAAATTCAAAACCCAAGATTAGTATTTTTATTTAGTGGATTAGCAGCACTTATTACGGTTGTAGCTTTTCTTTCTCCAATTATATCAACTAATATAATTTCTGATTATGCAGTTCATCCAGAGTATGGAAATACTCAAGATGTTGGGGTTATTTTATTTACAAAATTTTTAGTTCCCTTTGAAGTTGCAGCTGTAATGTTATTAGTTGCAATGATAGGTGGAATTATACTTGCTGGTAAAAAGATGGATGTATCATATTCAGAACTTAGTGAAGATGAAATAGATGCCCTTGAATCATCAAATGAAAAGGATAGCAAATGA
- the nuoK gene encoding NADH-quinone oxidoreductase subunit NuoK, translating into MSLNEYLILSSLLFCLGLVGVIRRKNLLMLFFSTEIMLNAVNIGLAAVSHFHQDLTGQMFAFFIIAIAASEVAVGLGLLILLYKRKNSINLDTLQNMEG; encoded by the coding sequence ATGAGTTTAAATGAGTATTTAATACTTTCATCACTTCTATTTTGTTTAGGTTTAGTAGGTGTGATTAGAAGAAAAAATCTTTTAATGCTATTTTTTTCAACAGAGATAATGTTAAATGCTGTGAATATCGGACTTGCTGCTGTTTCACATTTCCATCAAGATTTGACAGGTCAAATGTTTGCATTTTTTATAATAGCAATTGCTGCAAGTGAAGTTGCTGTTGGTTTGGGATTATTAATTTTATTATATAAAAGAAAAAATTCTATCAACTTAGATACTTTACAAAATATGGAGGGGTAA
- the nuoL gene encoding NADH-quinone oxidoreductase subunit L gives MEKFVYIALFAPLVGSIVASLFSMKPKTLFTGIFTSLMLAVSMVASLILLFNIISSDEIISVKLMDWIVIGNLSIPFGFVADAVSATMMVVVTIVSTMVHIHSIGYMDHDKSFNRYFAWLSAFVFSMMILVMSDNFAGLFIGWEGVGLCSWGLIGFWYHKEDKAKSKDVYTSPYSTLSPYSSISPSYAANEAFIMNRVADLGMLVGIFLIYWNLGSLQYDVVFANVGNLSHGIIIAIAIFLFIGAMGKSAQFPFNQWLANAMEGPTPVSALIHAATMVTAGVYLLVRANVIFTAVPEVGYGIACLGAFVAVFAASQAMVASNIKKIIAFSTLSQLGYMFVAAGLGAYWVALFHLATHAFFKSVLFLGAGNVMHALNDEINIKNMGGLYKHMKGTAIIMIIASAALSGIWPLAGFYSKDLILEVAFGAHEYILWTILWVTAGLTAFYSFRLVMYVFFGEERFKKLGYHPHETYSFVIAAMSPLAILAIVTGWFKDSFEEMIIKVLPGLNVHVHEEVVLVLIIVTSAMAIAGVLFATLRYVRAGTYFSENVKDSFFYKLLANQYFMPHFLEYVITKPYLAMSKFAWKYIDLKIIDFIVDGIGKLVYASGKGVRPLQSSNLSTLLKVMVYGFVLLLVLSVALGFLK, from the coding sequence ATGGAAAAATTTGTATATATTGCGTTATTTGCTCCTTTAGTTGGTTCAATAGTTGCCTCACTATTTTCAATGAAACCTAAAACTTTGTTTACTGGGATTTTCACAAGTTTGATGTTAGCTGTTTCTATGGTTGCTTCATTGATTTTACTTTTTAATATTATTTCATCAGATGAGATAATAAGTGTAAAACTTATGGATTGGATAGTAATAGGAAATCTTAGTATTCCTTTTGGTTTTGTAGCAGATGCAGTTAGTGCTACGATGATGGTAGTCGTAACTATTGTTTCAACTATGGTTCATATTCATTCAATTGGTTATATGGATCATGACAAATCATTTAATAGATATTTTGCTTGGTTATCAGCTTTTGTTTTTTCTATGATGATATTAGTTATGAGTGATAACTTTGCTGGATTGTTCATTGGATGGGAAGGGGTTGGTCTTTGTTCTTGGGGATTGATTGGATTTTGGTATCACAAAGAAGATAAAGCAAAATCAAAAGATGTATATACTTCACCATATTCTACTCTTTCACCTTACTCTTCAATCTCACCTTCATATGCAGCAAATGAAGCTTTTATTATGAATAGAGTTGCAGATTTAGGTATGTTAGTTGGAATATTTTTGATTTACTGGAATCTAGGCTCTCTTCAATATGATGTCGTATTTGCAAATGTTGGAAACTTGTCCCATGGAATTATTATAGCAATTGCAATTTTCCTTTTTATTGGTGCTATGGGTAAATCAGCACAATTTCCATTTAATCAATGGCTTGCAAATGCAATGGAAGGTCCAACACCAGTATCTGCACTAATTCATGCAGCGACTATGGTAACAGCTGGGGTTTATTTACTTGTGCGAGCAAATGTAATTTTTACAGCTGTTCCAGAAGTTGGTTATGGTATCGCTTGTCTTGGTGCTTTTGTTGCAGTATTTGCAGCATCTCAAGCAATGGTAGCTTCTAATATTAAAAAAATCATTGCATTTTCCACTTTGTCTCAACTTGGATATATGTTTGTAGCAGCTGGTCTTGGAGCTTATTGGGTGGCATTATTCCATTTAGCAACCCATGCCTTTTTTAAATCAGTTCTTTTCTTAGGAGCTGGAAATGTTATGCATGCTTTAAATGATGAGATAAATATAAAAAATATGGGTGGACTATATAAGCACATGAAAGGTACGGCTATTATTATGATAATAGCTTCTGCCGCTCTTTCAGGTATTTGGCCACTTGCAGGATTTTATTCTAAAGATTTAATCTTAGAAGTTGCCTTTGGTGCTCATGAATATATTTTATGGACTATTCTTTGGGTAACAGCTGGCTTGACTGCTTTTTATTCATTTAGACTTGTTATGTATGTATTTTTTGGTGAAGAGAGATTTAAAAAGCTTGGTTATCATCCACATGAAACTTATAGCTTTGTAATAGCAGCTATGAGCCCACTTGCAATACTTGCAATTGTTACAGGTTGGTTTAAAGATTCTTTTGAAGAGATGATAATAAAAGTATTACCAGGATTAAATGTTCATGTTCATGAAGAAGTTGTACTTGTACTTATTATAGTTACAAGTGCCATGGCAATCGCTGGAGTCTTATTTGCAACACTTAGGTATGTAAGAGCAGGTACTTATTTTAGTGAAAATGTAAAAGATAGCTTCTTTTATAAACTATTAGCAAATCAATATTTCATGCCTCATTTTTTAGAGTATGTAATAACAAAACCATATTTGGCAATGAGTAAATTTGCATGGAAATATATTGATCTTAAAATTATTGATTTTATTGTTGATGGTATTGGAAAACTGGTTTATGCCTCAGGTAAAGGGGTTAGACCTCTTCAATCAAGTAATTTATCGACACTATTAAAAGTGATGGTTTATGGGTTTGTTTTATTATTAGTTCTAAGTGTAGCGCTTGGGTTTTTAAAGTAA
- a CDS encoding NADH-quinone oxidoreductase subunit M has translation MEHILSILIFFPAFAAFIGFLVKSDSIRTYAIIVTAVEFFISLLVWYGFDSSMPDMQFLETAPLIDAYGISYVVGIDGISLFLVLMTTFMTFISIIGLTEKRALKNMIITVLFLEMTMVGVFLALDAIVFYLFWELSLIPMLYIIGAWGGNLRIYASIKFFIYTFTGSLVMLLGMLYLGYVYYVTAGSWSFNLLDWNMLILPFDMQLWLFVAFFLGFAIKVPMVPFHTWLPYAHGQAPTIGSVILAAVLLKMGTYGFIRFSLPLFPDAAVYYMIPMAILALIAIVYTAMVAYAQEDIKQVIAYSSVSHMGVIILGTFALNVEGIGGSIFLMISHGIVSGALFMLVGVIYDRRHTKMMSEFGGLAKVMPKYATIFAIMLMASIGLPLTIGFVGEFLSLLGFFKVSPLFTIIAGLTIILGAVYMLVLYKKTFFGPITNTNNESLEDAKGRELVALIPLVALVIILGIYPKPILEPVNTSVKHLVQVMQIKAQQPASKAQLMSSNTIGEAK, from the coding sequence ATGGAACATATTTTATCAATTTTAATATTTTTTCCGGCATTTGCTGCATTTATAGGGTTTTTAGTAAAGAGTGATTCTATTAGAACTTATGCAATTATTGTAACAGCCGTTGAGTTTTTCATTTCACTATTAGTTTGGTATGGCTTTGATAGTTCAATGCCTGATATGCAGTTTTTAGAAACAGCACCATTAATTGATGCTTATGGAATCAGTTATGTTGTAGGAATAGATGGTATTTCACTATTTTTAGTTCTTATGACTACTTTTATGACTTTTATATCAATTATAGGATTAACTGAAAAAAGAGCTTTAAAAAATATGATTATTACTGTGTTATTTTTAGAGATGACTATGGTAGGTGTATTTTTAGCTTTAGATGCAATTGTATTTTATCTATTTTGGGAGTTATCACTTATTCCAATGCTTTATATAATAGGAGCATGGGGTGGAAATTTAAGAATTTATGCTTCAATTAAATTCTTTATTTATACTTTCACTGGTTCTTTAGTGATGCTTCTTGGTATGCTTTATTTAGGTTATGTATATTATGTGACAGCAGGTTCTTGGAGTTTTAATCTTTTAGATTGGAATATGCTGATATTGCCATTTGATATGCAACTTTGGTTATTTGTAGCCTTTTTCTTAGGCTTTGCTATAAAAGTTCCAATGGTGCCATTTCATACTTGGCTTCCATATGCGCACGGACAAGCTCCAACAATTGGTTCAGTGATACTAGCTGCGGTATTGCTTAAAATGGGAACTTATGGATTTATAAGATTTTCACTTCCACTGTTTCCAGATGCAGCAGTATATTATATGATACCAATGGCAATATTAGCTCTTATTGCTATAGTTTATACAGCAATGGTAGCTTATGCCCAAGAAGATATAAAACAAGTGATTGCATACTCTTCAGTATCTCATATGGGTGTTATTATTTTAGGAACATTTGCTTTAAATGTTGAAGGAATTGGTGGTTCAATATTTTTGATGATTTCACATGGTATTGTTTCAGGAGCTCTGTTTATGCTTGTAGGTGTGATTTATGATAGAAGACATACTAAAATGATGAGTGAATTTGGAGGTTTGGCTAAGGTTATGCCAAAGTATGCAACAATCTTTGCAATTATGCTTATGGCTTCGATTGGTCTGCCTTTAACTATTGGTTTTGTGGGAGAGTTTTTATCTTTATTGGGATTCTTTAAAGTATCACCACTTTTTACCATAATTGCTGGACTCACTATTATCTTAGGGGCCGTTTATATGTTAGTTTTATATAAAAAGACTTTTTTTGGACCAATAACAAATACAAATAATGAGAGTTTAGAAGATGCAAAGGGGCGAGAGTTAGTCGCACTTATTCCTTTAGTTGCTTTGGTTATTATTTTAGGAATTTATCCAAAACCTATTTTAGAACCAGTTAATACTTCTGTGAAACATTTAGTTCAAGTTATGCAAATAAAAGCACAGCAACCAGCTTCTAAAGCACAACTTATGTCGTCAAATACAATTGGGGAGGCAAAATAA
- the nuoN gene encoding NADH-quinone oxidoreductase subunit NuoN, producing the protein MIPAISIDFANLNIQTLVPMSIAIVGALIILCIDLANKKLDKSLYIMLAVLFLIVDLVAVVTYNGDVRGMFDLMMIDGISILAQAIMVIASILFILLSFTKQRFNEQRYPEFYALYLFMIAGFQFMVSSDSLILIFVGLETASMALYTIIAMHNRANAIEAAIKYFTMGALAAAFFAFGSMIFYAITGTVEFGKISEVLFTSDFENYPLILLGIVFILAALGFKLSLVPFHVWVADVYEGSTASLAGFMSIVPKMAGFVVALRFFEIFVSSGNMFVEAILIAIIVLTMTIPNVIALLQKDVNRMLAYSSISNAGFALSAIMIGTTQATTAMFLYWILFSITNLGAFAMLWLNRSKDYSTFSSDHALEKYAGLIKISPMTAVIFGLFLLSLAGLPPFALFWGKMYLLGAAVNGGYMVLALIMALNSAIAAYYYLRPIVYMFLKEPSVEGIKFMVNATTTSKVIVASCAVFMIISIFFIQNILETISYYIQIAGY; encoded by the coding sequence ATGATACCAGCTATTTCAATTGATTTTGCAAATTTAAATATTCAAACTTTAGTTCCTATGTCAATTGCCATTGTAGGAGCTTTAATTATTTTATGCATAGATTTGGCAAATAAAAAACTTGACAAGTCTTTGTATATTATGTTGGCTGTTTTATTTTTAATAGTAGATTTAGTAGCAGTAGTAACTTATAATGGTGATGTTAGAGGTATGTTTGACTTGATGATGATTGATGGTATTTCAATTCTTGCTCAAGCAATTATGGTAATTGCTTCTATCTTATTTATATTATTATCATTTACAAAACAAAGATTCAATGAACAACGATATCCAGAATTTTATGCCTTATATTTATTTATGATTGCAGGTTTTCAATTTATGGTTAGTTCTGATTCACTAATTTTGATATTTGTAGGACTTGAAACAGCCTCAATGGCTTTATATACGATTATTGCTATGCACAATAGAGCAAACGCAATAGAAGCTGCAATAAAATATTTTACAATGGGTGCACTAGCTGCTGCCTTTTTTGCTTTTGGGTCAATGATTTTTTATGCTATAACAGGAACCGTAGAGTTTGGTAAGATTTCAGAAGTACTTTTTACAAGTGATTTTGAAAACTATCCTCTTATATTACTTGGAATTGTATTTATCTTAGCTGCTCTTGGATTTAAACTTTCTTTAGTACCTTTTCATGTTTGGGTTGCAGATGTATATGAAGGCTCAACTGCTTCACTTGCTGGGTTTATGTCAATTGTTCCAAAAATGGCAGGTTTTGTTGTAGCTTTAAGATTTTTTGAGATATTTGTCTCTTCTGGAAATATGTTTGTAGAAGCTATTTTAATAGCAATTATTGTTTTAACAATGACTATTCCAAATGTAATAGCACTACTTCAAAAAGATGTAAATAGAATGTTAGCATATTCTTCTATTTCAAATGCAGGTTTTGCCTTATCTGCAATTATGATAGGTACAACACAAGCAACAACGGCTATGTTTTTATATTGGATTTTATTTTCAATTACAAATCTTGGTGCTTTTGCTATGTTATGGCTAAATAGAAGTAAAGATTATAGTACTTTTAGTTCAGATCATGCTTTAGAAAAATATGCTGGACTTATTAAAATATCTCCTATGACTGCTGTTATTTTTGGATTGTTTTTACTATCTCTTGCCGGACTGCCTCCCTTTGCACTGTTTTGGGGGAAAATGTATCTTTTAGGAGCAGCTGTTAATGGTGGGTATATGGTATTGGCTCTTATTATGGCTTTAAACTCTGCAATTGCAGCTTATTATTATCTAAGACCAATAGTTTATATGTTCTTAAAAGAGCCAAGTGTTGAAGGAATAAAATTTATGGTAAATGCTACAACTACTAGTAAAGTGATTGTTGCTTCTTGTGCAGTGTTTATGATTATTTCAATATTCTTTATTCAAAATATACTTGAAACTATCTCTTATTATATTCAAATAGCTGGATATTAG
- a CDS encoding EF-hand domain-containing protein, with amino-acid sequence MKACKLVLGLLAAATLVSTLNATDYTQRGPSSFEEYDTNNDGFVSESEFYDLRAKKMEAKANQGMRMKNAANAPTFESFDTNGDKKLSKEELLEGQMKNMKQNMNQKGMGNKMNSGQGMNKGQGMGKGMNNSNQ; translated from the coding sequence ATGAAAGCATGTAAATTAGTCCTTGGACTTTTAGCAGCAGCAACATTAGTTTCAACACTTAATGCTACTGATTATACACAAAGAGGACCTTCAAGTTTTGAAGAGTATGACACAAATAATGATGGTTTTGTATCTGAATCTGAATTTTATGATTTAAGAGCAAAAAAAATGGAAGCAAAGGCAAATCAAGGTATGAGAATGAAAAATGCAGCAAATGCTCCAACTTTTGAAAGTTTTGATACAAATGGCGATAAAAAACTAAGTAAAGAAGAACTTTTAGAAGGTCAAATGAAAAATATGAAACAAAACATGAATCAAAAAGGTATGGGAAATAAAATGAACTCTGGCCAAGGTATGAATAAAGGTCAAGGTATGGGAAAAGGAATGAATAATTCCAACCAATAA